The following DNA comes from Rhodanobacter sp. AS-Z3.
TGTGCGTAACCCAACACCGGCCGGCACAGCGCCAACGCCTCAACCACGGTTCGGCCAAACGATTCCGGCTTGTTCGACAACTGCAGTATCAAATCCGAGATCGCATAGATGTCACGGATGTCAGCCCGCGGCGGGGTCAGCACCACCTGTGAGGTCACCCCGCGCAAGCGGATCAGTTCCTGCAGTTCCGCGACGTAGGCTTCGCGGCCCGGTTCAATCACACCCAGCAACAACAGGCGTGCCTCGATGCCGCGACGCTTGAGGTCGGCCAGCAGCTCGATGGCATCGTGATGCCCTTTGAGGCGCGTGCCGCGGCCCGGCAAGGTCAACAAGGGAGCACCGGCCAATGCGGGAAATTCGGCAAAGAATGCCTGCTGCCAGGCATCGTCCGGGCGGTGGCCATAGGGGAACGCCTGCGGGTCAATGCCGCGCGGAATCACCCTGACCTTGCCCGGTTCGAGCCAGCGATAGTGACTGAGCACGTAATCGCGCATGGTCTGTGACACGGCCACCACCCGTTCGCCACGCAGCAGAATCGAGCTGTAGTGACCCGGCGAATTGAGTCCATGCACCGTTGTGACGAAATGCGGCCGGGGCTTCATGCCCTTGAGCGCCCACCAGCCCATCCATGCGGGCAAGCGCGAACGTGCATGCACGATGTCCGGCTTGATCTCGCGCAAAATTCGTCGCAAGGCACCCAGGTGACCCAGCGTGGCCAATGATTTGCGCCCCAGTTCCAGCGTGATGTGCTCGCTGCCTTCGGCCTGCAGCTGCTGTACCAGCCGGCCACCGGCTGAAATCACCACCGAACGGTGGCCGGCCTGAACCAGCGCACGAGCAATTTCCAGCGCAGATCGTTCCGCACCGCCGGAGCGCAGTGCGGGGATCAGCTGGACCACAGTCAGCAGCTTGGCAGGAACGGCAATGCTGGACATGAGTTCGGGGCTGGCAGCTTTCATGCTTGAAAGGCAAGCAAGAATAGTGCCTTAAAAAGCTGACGCAAGGCCGAAAGATCAGTCGCGAAGCACGTAATGTGCGCCACAGTAGGCACAGGTTGACTCGCCGCCATCGTCAACGATCGGCAGATAGACCCTGGGATGTGAATTCCACAACTCCATTCCCGGCATCGGGCAGGCCAGCGGCAGGTCCTTGCGCGTCACTTCGTAACGATTTTCGGCATTTGCCGGCACCAGAGGTGCCGCCGCTGAGCGGAGGGATGACATCAGTAAACTCCAGACTGGACATCAGGGCGCCGATGGTAGCAGGCTGCAGTCTTCTGTCGGGGGACAGCAGGGGCATTCAGGGAAAATTCGACACCGTTTCCAGCCACGCGGCGGTGACGGTGATTGTCGTGAATCGCGCGTACCCATCCACGGCCCGGCTGCTTGCGCCGGGTCCACTGCAACGGGCTCAGGAGTTGATCATGGATTTTGAGAAGATCGTTGAACGTGCCAAGGGCATTCTGACCACGCCAAGGACCGAATGGCCGGTGGCCGCCGCTGAACCAGCCACGGTGAACAGCCTGTTCACCAGCTACATCCTGATCATCGCTGCACTGCCGGCCATCGCCCAGTTCCTCAAGGGCAGCCTGATTGGCACCAGCGCATTCGGCATCACCGTGCGCAACTCGATTGGCGGCGGCATCACCCGGATGGTGCTGGGTTACCTCTTGTCACTGGTCGTCATCTATCTGGTTGCCCTGATCATCAACGCGCTGGCGCCCACTTTCGGCGGCCAGAAAAACATGGTGCAGGCGCTCAAGGCCGCCGCCTATTCCTGGACCGCCAGCTGGGTCGCCGGTGTCGCGGTCATCGTGCCCGCGCTGGGCTGGCTGATCGCGCTGGCCGGGTCCGTCTACGCCATCTACCTGCTCTACCTGGGCCTGCCGCAAACCATGAAGTGCCCGGCGGAAAAATCGGCCGGCTACACCGCGGTAAGCGTGATCATCGCGGTCGTGTTGAGCTGGGTGGTTGGCGCGATCCTCATTGGCGTAGTCGGTACCGCCGCCCTGAGCGGCGCCGCCATGGGCGGCATGCATGTCACCAACAGCAATGGTGACAAGGTCACCGTCGACGGCAACAGCGCTCTGGGCCAGTTGGCCGCGATGGGCCAGCGCGCCGAAGATGCCAGCAAGCAAATGGATCAGGCACAGAAGTCGGGTGACAAGGACGCACAGGCAGCGGCGATGGGCAAAATGATGGGCGCCATGGCCGGCGCCGACGGCAACGTCGAGGCGCTGCCACCTGACCAGATCAAGGCCTTCCTGCCTGACAGCCTGGGCAACCTCAAGCGCGGCAACTTGTCTGCCGAGCGGAACAAGGCAATGGGGATGCAGATCTCCCAGGCCAGCGCCGATTACTCGGACGGCAATGGCCAGCACATCAATCTGGAGGTTTCCGATACCGGCAGCGCCAAGGGCTTGATGTCCCTGGCCAGCGCCATGGCACCGGAGGAAGAGAAGCAGACCGACCACGGCTATGAAAAGACCTATAGCGCCGGCGGCAACCTGATCCACGAAGCATGGGACACGCAGTCGAAGTCCGGCGAATACAGCGTGATCGTGGGCAAGCGCTTCACGGTGAAGGCCGACGGCAATGTCGACAGCATCGACCAGCTGAAGCAGGCGGTTGGCAGTGTCGATCTGGGCAAGCTGGAATCGCTGAAAGATGCCGGCGTGAAATCGAACTGATCACCCCGTCAAATACAAAAAAAAGGCGCCGTCATCGGCGCGTTTTTTTGTGGCCGCGAAAGCTACTTCTTCGACGGCACCGAGCCTTCGGTGGTGATGCGAATGGTGATTTCATCACCAACATTCGGCACGTAAGCAGCTACCCCAAAGTCCGAGCGCTTGAGTGTGGCGGTGGCATCGAATCCGATCGACTGGCTCTTGCTCATAGGATGCGGGCCCACTTTGTTCAGCGTCGCGTCCAGCACCACCGGCCGGGTCACGCCATGCACAGTGAGGTTGCCGGTCACCTTGAACTTGTTGCCACCCAGCGGTTGCACCACGGTGCTCTTGAAGGTCACCACCGGGTATTTGTCGGCATCCAGAAAATCAGGCTTTTTCAGATGCTCGTCCAGTGCCGCCACATGGGTATCCAGCAAGGTCAGTGGCAAGCTGACATCGACGCTGGAATCGGCGGGGTGCTGCTCGTCGAACACCACGGTGCCCTCGCCCAGACCCAGGTCGGCGGTGGGATGGGAGTAGCCAAAGTGACTCCAGCTGAACAACACCATGGTGTGATGCGGGTCCAGTTGATAGGTCACCGGGGCCGCATGGGCCGACACAGCGGCTCCGAACAGTCCGGCAAAAATGAGGTATTTCAATGCACGCATGAGGATGACTCCTGCTGGGAAAAGATGGAAATCAGGCCATCGCACAAACCTGATCGAACGACAAATTACACTCGGGCGTGAGCACATTTCGGCTTGCTATTGATGGTCATGGGTCCACAACGACGACCTGATGACGACGCACCCAATGATGCGTTCGTTCGGTATCCTCTGTGAAACGATGTGCCATGCGCGGCGCCATCAAGTCAGTGTATAGGTACCCGCGCGCAGGCAGCCCGGCGGCAGGGAGAACATAGCGTGTCGATTCGAGAAACAATGGCTGGATGCCTGCACCCGTGCTGACCCGCAGCGAGGCATGCTGGGTGATCACCGACACGGCGGCGGGCAACCAGCGGCAGGCGCTGGCATTGGCCGAGCAACTGCACATGCCGGTGCGCCACCTCGTGCTGACGCCTCGCGCGCCCTGGTCATGGCTGGCACCGATGCTGGAACTCGGCGGGCAACTTTCACTGCCCGCCGACCAACGTTGTCTGTTTGTACCGCCATGGCCGACCGCCGCCGTTGGTTGTGGCCGCGCATCAGCACTGTTCACGCGCATGCTGCGCCGCTTGTCCCAGGGGCGCTGCTACACCGTGCAGATTCTTGATCCACGCATCGACCCCGCGCTGTGGGACATGGTGATTGCCCCCCGTCACGATGCACTCGTGGGCCCAAACGTGATGCGGCCGCTGGGCTCACTGAACCCGATCGACGACAGCTGGCTGGCCGACGGTCGCGCCGCCTTCGCGCACTATGCCGAGTTGGCGCAACCCCGGGTAGGCGTATTGCTGGGTGGTCCACGGCGCGGCATCGCCTGGGACGCAGACTACGCACGTCGCCTGGCCACCTTGTTGCTCGAACGTCAGCGCCAGCAAGGCGGCAGCCTGCTGGTACTGGCCTCACGACGCACACCACCGGCTTTGGTCGAGATTTTTCGCCAGGCCCTGCACGAGGTACCGGGTCTGGTCTGGGCCGGTGCTGCGGACGGCGACAATCCCTATGCCGGCGTACTCGGCTGGGCTGATCGACTGGTGGTCACGCCGGATTCGGTGAACATGCTCAGCGAGGCGTGTGCCGTCGGCTGTCCGGTACAAACCTTTGTTCCGCCAAAACCCCTGCCCACCCGACTGGCCCGATTCCACCGGGCGCTGCGTGAGTCCGGGCGATTGCGGGACCTCGATGACTCACCGCTGGTGCCATCGGTGCAGCCACTGCGCGAGACCGCTTCCATCGGAGCATTCCTGCGCCGACGGATCAGCGCAAGACCCGATCACTCATGACGCTGGAAGCATCCACTTGAGCTGGTTCGCGGCCAGCATAGTGTCAAGTTGCGGAGCCAGTGGATCGTGCAGGATCGCCTCTGCGAGCGGCGCGGTAACCAGCAACCCGACCGATCGATTACGCCCCAGGCTCTTGGCGCGATAAAGCGCAAAGTCAGCCAGTTCAACGGCAACATCAAACGTCGATTCATCGGCACGGGCTGCCAGCGGATGCATGCTGTACCCGATCGAGCAGGTCAGCCGGAGGATACCGCCACGGCCATTGTCAAACTTCTTTGCCGCGATGTCGCCGCGCAAGCGTTCCGCGATGACAAGCACGCCTTGCGCATCAATGTCCCGCAACAACAGCAGAAATTCCTCGCCACCCCAGCGCACCGTGATGTCACTTTCGCGGCGCGATGCGGAGAGCACCTCGCCCAGCTCACGCAGCACCGAATCACCGACCGCGTGGCCGTAGGTGTCGTTGATCTGCTTGAAGTAGTCGATGTCGATTTGCAACACGCCGATATGCGTATCAGGGGAAAGCAATGGCGGCAGCCGCGCCATCAGAAAGCGTCGGTTGGGCAGCCCGGTCAAGGTATCGGTATAGCTCTCCTGAGCAAGCGCAAGGTTGGTGACCCGTAGCCGCTCCAGTGCCCGCGACAATTCGACGGTGCGACGTTCAACCTGTTCCTCCAGCCACGCATTGCGACGGCGTTGCCGACGCATGCTCCAGCGGATCAGCAGGAACACCAGCAGACACAAGATCACCAGCGCCACCGCGCGTGTCACCAGGCGTTCATACCAGTAGGGGCTGATCTGGATGACGATAGCCGCTTCGGGCCCGTATCCCGCAGCGCCCGGCAGCATGGCGGCAACACGAAAACGGTAATTCCCCGCTGGCAAATGCGTGTAGAACGCCTCGCGGCGGAGGTCGGCATTCTGCCAATCCGTGTCATAGCCATCCAGCCGGTAACGGAACCGCAGCGTACCCACCGCCAAATGGGGTGCGGTGTAGCTGATGGTCAGGTCGCGCGCGCCCTCATCCAAGGTGAACGACTGGCCGGAGAACAGCTTGCCTTCGTGCTCGACAGACACCACGGCGGCCGCCGGCGTGATCGGCATGGCACCCACGGCTCGCGTGTCCAGTCGGAGAATGCCATCGGTGGTGCTGTACCAGATGTAGTCGCCATCAACCACGCTGCGCGTACTGGCACCACCGTTGCAACAGTGCAGGCTGGTCGTCGTGGTGACTCGTTCTTCGCCGGCAAGCCGTTGTGGCGAGACGCTGTGAACACGCGCATCCGACAACGGCAATTGCGACAGCGGCAGTCGCCACGCCCCCGCCACCGAGCCAGCGTAGAGATAGTCGCCGACCACGTTGAAGGTCCACACGTTGTCACTGGGCAGGCCGTCCTTCTGGCTGAGCATGCGCAGACGACCGTTGGTCATCACGCCGATCCCCGCGTCACCGGTAGCCACGCCGAGCACGCCGGGTTTCACGAAGTCCAGATACGAGACAAAACGGCCGTTCAGCGACTTTGCCCACGCCGGCTCAGTCAGCTTGCCGTCGTGCCATTCGCGCACGCCATCCTCGGTACCCAGATACAGATGATCGGGCGCCAGCGGCAGGATTGCGCGAATGGTGGCTGCCGCGGTCGATGCACCAGGATCGGCGCGACTCAATATACCCTGATGCCAGCGATACAAGCCGCCGGAAGTACCGATCCAGAAATCGTCGGCGGCGACTTCGCGAATATCGTCGATCCGCCAACTACGCAGCGCCGAGAAGGCTGCCGGCGTGACATCCCTGCCCTGCTCGAACACCGCAATGCCGGCGCGGGTACCTACCCATAGCCGATCTTGCTGGTCGTAACGCAACATATAGGCCGACGGATTGGGCAGCGCACTGCCTGAAATCAACGGATGGACATGTTCACCGTCAAAAACCTCCACACCGGAATTGGTGCCCAGCACGATCTGCCCTTGCGCTGATCGCAGCACACTCCAGACCAGCGGGTCTGTCACCCCATCCCGCAGCGAAACGCGCCGCGTCCAGCCATTCCAGACTCGATATATGCCGCGTGCATGCGTGCCTAGCCACAAGTTTCCGCCACGATCCTCGAACAGCGCCTGCACCCATGGGCGTTGCATGATGTCTTCCTCACCCACCCGCTCCACCGTGCCGTCGGGCAAACGTCGATACAGTGCTTCAACGGTACCGATCCACAACACCCCCTGGCGATCGGTGAGCAGACTCTCGATGGAGGTCGTGTCGAGGCCTTGCCCCAGTGCAGCAGGGACAAGACGGTCACCCTTCACGTGCATCAAGCCGACCTGCGTTCCCAGCCACAGCTGGCCACCCTGCATCGCGAGGTGACTGACGAACGCGTCTTGCTGCGCCGGGTCGGCACGAATGCAGTTCGACACTGCGGGGGAGCTACTGTCGTCGGCACGGCACACGCGCCCGGTGCCGCCTACCCATAACGACTGGCCATCACGCAACAGGCTGAAGGCGGCACCCGCATGACCATCCAGCGGCACGACGGTGCCGTGCTGCACACGGGCCAGACCATCGGAGGTGGCCAGCAGGGGCGTGCCATTACCTGCATCAATGATCGCGTTGACGGCCGGGCCGCCCAATGCGCTGAAGCGTCCATCCAGCTCGCGCAGCAACCCATGCGCGCCGCCAAACCACATGCCAGCTTTCGGATCAGCCCACGCTACGGAAAGCATGCTGGTGTCGACACCGGTGGTGGCGCGGTCGTACTTCACGAAAAGCGTACCGTCGAAGCGCGCCACCGCTATTTGCGTATTGATCCAGAGGAAACCGGCGCGGTCCTCGGCCATATCGAGCGCGGTGATCTGCGGAAGTCCCTGCTCAACGCTCCAGTGATCCAGAACATAGGAATGGAAAGGCTGCTGAGGGTTCATGGCCACCGCAGAAGACAGCCCGAACACGCAAAGCATCAGACCGAACGCGATCGCGAGCCATGCCGGTACCGCACCCTTCCGTGTCACCTGGTCGATCATCGTACGGCTGAACCCCACCCCGGTTTAGCACGATCTTGCATGTCTACGGGGCGGCGTACAAGCCTGCGCCGTCGAGCCTTCTTGCCGGATTCAGTCCGCAGGCTGGGCGGGTTGGCCAGCATCGCCGAAGCTGAAGCCCAACGCGTCGGTGACCTCGCGCACGCTGCCGCACAACTGCGCCAACGCCGGCTCGCGCGGCGCAATACGTGAGCGCAGGTCGAGCGTGCAAGCCAGCGCGCGCTGCAACAAGTCGGCGTGAGCCACCGCCAGGATCGCAGCCTGATTATTGCCCAGCAGGCCGGCAATCCGGCAAGCCTCGATCAGGCCGGCATTGGCGGTGACGCCCAGCAGCGCCGGCGTTTGGGCAGCATGCGCGAGCACCAGTCCCTGCAAGGCAAATTCGATATCAAGCAGACCACCGTGGCCTTGCTTCAGATCGAACTGCTGCTCGTCCGAACGATCACGCTCGGCCCGCCAGCGTTCACGCATGTTGCCGACCTCGGCCAAGACCGTGGCGCGTTCCCGCGGCACCGCCAGAACATCCCGCCGCACCACCGCGAGCTGGCCATTGAGACCCGCATCCCCAGCCACCGGGCGGGCGCGCAACAACGCCTGATGCTCCCACGTCCATGCGCGACTTTGCTGATACGCCACAAACGCTTCCAGGCTACCGACCAGCATGCCCTTGGAGCCATCCGGGCGCAGCCGCGTGTCGACTTCGTACAAACGCCCGCCGCGAGTCAGCACGGTCAGCCAGTTCATCGCCCGTTGCGCCAGCCGCTGGTACCAACGCGAACCTTCGATCGGCCGCGCGCCATCGCTCATCGCCTGCGCGCGGCGACCGTCGTAGACAAAGACCAGGTCCAGATCGGAGGCGAAGCCCAGCTCCTCGCCACCAAGGCTGCCGTAACCCAGTACGGAAAAGCCCGAACCCTCGCCGGGCAGACGACCGTGCTGGGCAACCAGTTCACGCTCGGCCAGACTCAGCACCGCACCCACCACCGACTCCGCCAGTGCCGCCAGTCGACGGGCGGTAGCAACGGCATCGGCGCGGCCATCGTTGAACGCCAGACCCAACCGGAACGCGGTGGATGCCTTGAACTCGTTGATTCGTTCCAGCTCCGCCTCGGCCTCGCGCTCCTCCAGCGTGCCCAGCACGCGGGCAATCTCGGCGGTGATGTCGGCACGCTTGAACGGCAGTTGATCGATGCGTGGATCAAGCACGTCGTCCAGCAGCAGCGGCTGGGCAATCACTCGTTCAGCCAGAAATGCGCTGTCGGCAAACAACCGCGCCAGCCGTCGGCGGGCCGCCGGCTGCTCTTCCAGCAAAGCCAGATACGAAGAGCGCCGCGCTACCGCCTGCATCAGCCGCACCAGCCGCAACAGACTGGACACCGGGGCGGTGGTCGCGCGCGCCGCCTCGAATAGCTGCGGCATCAAGTGATCGAGTCGTTCGCGCGACCGCGGCGACATGGCGCGCACCGAAGAGGCTTGCGGCAGTTTCAGCAACGCATCAACCAATTCAACTCCCGGCACGAAACCGGAGGCTTCGAGCAAGGCGCTTTCCAGTGACTCATCGCAGGCGTGCTGCCACAGTTGCAGATCGGCGATGGGTACGCTGGCAGAGCGCCCACCTTGCGGCATCAGTACCGCCGCGAATTCCTCGCTGACAATGGCGCGTTGCGTGGCCAGCGCTGCCTGCAAGCTGTCCCAGTCCGGATGATCCAGACTCAGCGCGATGCGCTCGCGACTCAGCGCATCCGCCGGAATGTCGTGGGTCTGCGCGTCGCGCAGCATCTGCACCCGGTTCTCGACCCGACGCAGCAGCACGTAGGCCTGGCGCAAGGCCTGCGCACGTGCGGCGGGAATATGGCCACGCGCTTCGCACGCCGTCAGTGCCGGCAACAGTCCGCGCACGCGCATCGATGGCTCGCGGCCCGCGCGGATCAACTGGGTCAACTGCACGATGAATTCAATCTCGCGGATGCCGCCCGGACCCAGCTTCAGGTTGTCCGCCAGGTCCTTGCGCGCCACTTCCGCATCGATCAGCGCCTTCATCTCGCGCAGGCCGGCGAAGGCGGTGTAATCAAGGTATTTACGATAGACAAACGGGCGCAACAATTCCTGCAGTTGCTTGCCGGCGCCGCGATCCCCCGCCACCGGGCGCGCCTTGATCCACGCGTAACGCTCCCAGTCACGTCCCTCGTTCTGGTAGTACTGCTCCATGGCGGCAAACGACAGCGCCAACCGGCCTGCCTTGCCAAATGGACGCAAGCGCATATCCACCCGCGCGCAGATGCCGTCCATGGTCGGTTCGTTGAGCAGACGAACCAGTTGACGGCCGAGTCGAACGAAGTATTCGCTGTTGTCCAGCGGTCGCGCGCCATCCGTCTGGCCACCTTGCGGGTAGGCAAAAACCAGGTCGATGTCCGAGGAGAAATTCAGCTCCGATCCACCCAGCTTGCCGAAACCAATCACCAGCAGGCGCTGCGGCTTGCCATCCGCATCGCGGCTGGAGCCATAGCGCTCGGCGAGCATGCGTTCGGACCAACCGAGCGCCTGCTCGATCAGCACCTCGTACAGCACGCTGGTGGCCGACAGTGTTTCCGGCAGATCATCCAGCCCGTTGGCGTCACGAAACACCAGCCGCAACGCCTCGGCATGGCGGAACCGCCGCAAAGCAACCATGCAACCTGCTTCATCGACGGGAAGCTTCAACGCATCGACCCGTGCACTGGCATCGCTGCCGGATCGCAGCCGCTCCAGTCCAGCCGGGGCCAGCAATTGCGGCTGACGACACCAGGTGTCGAAGGCGAAATCGCTGGCCAGCAGGGTGCGCCGGATACGCTCGGCGACGCCCGCATCGTCGTGCAGCGGCACGCCGGCTGCACGACAGCGACTGGCGAGTTCACCGTAACGATCATCAATCAGCGCGCGCAGCGCAGGGGTGGCCGGATGAGTCATTGTCGCATTGTGCCGCATGGCGGCCGACTGTCGGCAGTGCGTTCATCGCATGATCGTGCCTGATCAGGGCGCCACCCGCCTTTGACAGCGGCGGTGCACCCACTTGCTGTTCATCTCGATAGCATTACATTGGCGCGTCCCTACCATGACCGCCAAAGCAGGACTGCGATGTCAGCACCCTCCAAGCCTTCCCTTTCGCGCGGGCGACTTCTTGCCACGCGCACGATCCTGGTGCTGTTGCTTGCACTGGCTTTCGTGCTGCTGACTGGCTGGGTCGACGGCGGCGTCGGGGTGGTCCCGCTGCGTATTTTCGACCAGGCCCGTTTCCCGCTGGCCAACGCGTGGCCCGGCTTGCTGCTGGCACTGCTGTTGCTGGCCATCAGTCGCCGCGCATGGCTGTCGTTTGCGCTGGCGTTTCTGTTGCAGGGTTTGATCTACGCGGTGAACGCGCTGAAGGTGGCCAACCTCGGAACACCCTTGCTGCCGGATGATTTTCGCATTGTCGGCCAGCTGCACAAGGGTGGCATGCACCTGCTATCCGGCTACCTGCCGCACAGCCCATGGCCGTACCTCGGCGTGCTGGTTGCGGTGGTCGTGCTTGTCACCGCGTGGCGGCTGGAGCCGCCGCTGTTCGAGCGCCACCCACGACTGCCGCGCTTGCTTGGGGGCAGCCTGGCGGCGCTGGGCTTGATCAGCATGCTGGCCGGCGTTTCGACATGGACGAAAATCTACAACGCCAGGACGTTGTGGCTGGAGCCCTGGTCGGCCATCTCCACCACGACCCATTCCGGCCTGATCAGCTCGCTGATGATGTTCCATCTGCAGTACGGCAAGGCCGCACGCAAGCCGGACCGTGCCGCTGCCATGCAACTGATCAACCAATCCTTGCCGACCCTGCTGCAATCCATGCCGGCAACCACACCAGCTGCCGCGCTGCCCGATATCGTGGTGATACAGAGCGAGTCATTTTTCGACCCGACCATCATGCGCGGTTATGAGCGCAGCAATTTCGCGCCCAATCTGGCGCGGCTCGCCGCACATGGCACCAGCGGCAAACTGCATGTGCCCACGTTCGGTGGCGGCACCATTCGCACCGAGTTTGAATTCCTCACCGGCCTGTCGCTGCGCTATTTCGACAACCTGCAATTCCCGTATCTGCAAATGAGTCACAAGGCGCTGCCGGGGCTGGTGCGCACGTTGAGCCGGCACGGCTATGCCACGTTGGCGCTGCATGGCAATGACCCGGCGTTCTGGAATCGCACCACGGCCATGAAGGCGATTGGCTTCGATCAGTTTGTCTCGCAATCCTCGTTCCCGTCATCGGCAGTCAATGACGGCAAGTACATGGCCGACAGCGCCATGACCGACCAGGTCATGACGCTGCTCAAGGATCACGGGCCACCGCAGTTCATCTTCGCCATCAGCATCGAAGCGCATGGCCCTTACGATGTCGAGCCCACGCATGTCGCCGAGCGCGATGCCATTCCCGTACCTGACGGGATCACCGGCAGGGACAAGCTTGAGCTGCAGACTTACCTGTATCACCTGCAGCATGCCGATGCCGAACTGGGCCGGTTGGTGAAGCTGCTGGCGCAGCGCGAACGCCCCAGCGTGGTGGTTTTCTACGGCGATCATTTGCCGGCGCTGAGCAACAGCTACCATACCGCCGGCTTCGTCGACGGTGGTGACATGCTCGGTCAGGCCGGCGTGTGGCTGATGGTGGACCCCAAACAGCCGGCCCAACCCAGCCAGGTGGACACCGCCTCGTGGCTGCTGCCGGGCAAGCTGCTTGCACACATCGGCATTCACGATGATCCGTATTTCGCGCTGACCGAACTGGTCGGCCCGCAACTCGCCGCACTCACTGAAGCGCCCGGCGCGCCACCGCTCCCTGAGGGCGATCAACAGCAGCAGCTGGATAAAGCCATGGCCAGCATTGACCAGCTGCGCATGGATGGAAAGCTGGACAAGCTGTGGCCAGCGCCGTTGCAGGCAGCGGCGGCGCGTGACGATCAGCCACCACCGCAACCGACGAGTAACGCCGCGGGCGCCGCAGCGCACTAGGCGCAAGCATGACCGGCGCGGCGTTCTGACTGACGGCCATCTCGACTAACCCGGGAAGCCCGCATCCGGCCTTATGCCGCCGGTGGAGGTCGGGCTGTGCAGGCGTCAGGCGTCCGCGAAATCAGCGCGACTTCTTGAACGTCCTGGAGCAACCGCGCAGCCACTCCATGGCACCCAGCTGCTGCCACAAGGCCAGCGTTTCAGATCGATAAATCCACGCCTCGTCGTCTCCACCGATACTCACACCCCATTGAGCTCGCGCTGGCGGCTTGGGATTGGTCTTGAGCAGCCAGCTCAAGAGTTTGGGATACGCCTCCGCCGCCTTGGCCAACGCAGTTACGGCCAAACCAGCCTGCCCGGCAGCAAACAATGCCAGCGCATGGTTGTACTGCATCGCGGCGAAATCATCGGAGTAGCGCTCACACAGCGCCAAGGCGTCGGCGACGCGGCCCACGTGCAGGTAGCCGCGCACCAGGGAATGGCGGAAGCCCTGGTTGTCAGAGGGGTTGAGTACCAGTACCAGCCACTCCAGCCTGGCCAGTTCTGTTTCACCGAGCGATTCGCCCCCGTCGATCGCAATGCGATGGCCGATCAGGTTCAAGGCCGGGCGATTCTCCAGCCAGCCCCATTCAAGTCGCTTGTTCTGGGCATGATTCGCCGTCAGCACTTCGCGCAGCAATCGCTCGGCACGATCAAGCACGGGCAACACCACGGTATCGACGAGCAAGTCCATGCGCCACTCGCGCATGGTTTCAACGATGGTATCTAGCACCTCGA
Coding sequences within:
- a CDS encoding ligand-binding sensor domain-containing diguanylate cyclase codes for the protein MIDQVTRKGAVPAWLAIAFGLMLCVFGLSSAVAMNPQQPFHSYVLDHWSVEQGLPQITALDMAEDRAGFLWINTQIAVARFDGTLFVKYDRATTGVDTSMLSVAWADPKAGMWFGGAHGLLRELDGRFSALGGPAVNAIIDAGNGTPLLATSDGLARVQHGTVVPLDGHAGAAFSLLRDGQSLWVGGTGRVCRADDSSSPAVSNCIRADPAQQDAFVSHLAMQGGQLWLGTQVGLMHVKGDRLVPAALGQGLDTTSIESLLTDRQGVLWIGTVEALYRRLPDGTVERVGEEDIMQRPWVQALFEDRGGNLWLGTHARGIYRVWNGWTRRVSLRDGVTDPLVWSVLRSAQGQIVLGTNSGVEVFDGEHVHPLISGSALPNPSAYMLRYDQQDRLWVGTRAGIAVFEQGRDVTPAAFSALRSWRIDDIREVAADDFWIGTSGGLYRWHQGILSRADPGASTAAATIRAILPLAPDHLYLGTEDGVREWHDGKLTEPAWAKSLNGRFVSYLDFVKPGVLGVATGDAGIGVMTNGRLRMLSQKDGLPSDNVWTFNVVGDYLYAGSVAGAWRLPLSQLPLSDARVHSVSPQRLAGEERVTTTTSLHCCNGGASTRSVVDGDYIWYSTTDGILRLDTRAVGAMPITPAAAVVSVEHEGKLFSGQSFTLDEGARDLTISYTAPHLAVGTLRFRYRLDGYDTDWQNADLRREAFYTHLPAGNYRFRVAAMLPGAAGYGPEAAIVIQISPYWYERLVTRAVALVILCLLVFLLIRWSMRRQRRRNAWLEEQVERRTVELSRALERLRVTNLALAQESYTDTLTGLPNRRFLMARLPPLLSPDTHIGVLQIDIDYFKQINDTYGHAVGDSVLRELGEVLSASRRESDITVRWGGEEFLLLLRDIDAQGVLVIAERLRGDIAAKKFDNGRGGILRLTCSIGYSMHPLAARADESTFDVAVELADFALYRAKSLGRNRSVGLLVTAPLAEAILHDPLAPQLDTMLAANQLKWMLPAS
- the glnE gene encoding bifunctional [glutamate--ammonia ligase]-adenylyl-L-tyrosine phosphorylase/[glutamate--ammonia-ligase] adenylyltransferase encodes the protein MTHPATPALRALIDDRYGELASRCRAAGVPLHDDAGVAERIRRTLLASDFAFDTWCRQPQLLAPAGLERLRSGSDASARVDALKLPVDEAGCMVALRRFRHAEALRLVFRDANGLDDLPETLSATSVLYEVLIEQALGWSERMLAERYGSSRDADGKPQRLLVIGFGKLGGSELNFSSDIDLVFAYPQGGQTDGARPLDNSEYFVRLGRQLVRLLNEPTMDGICARVDMRLRPFGKAGRLALSFAAMEQYYQNEGRDWERYAWIKARPVAGDRGAGKQLQELLRPFVYRKYLDYTAFAGLREMKALIDAEVARKDLADNLKLGPGGIREIEFIVQLTQLIRAGREPSMRVRGLLPALTACEARGHIPAARAQALRQAYVLLRRVENRVQMLRDAQTHDIPADALSRERIALSLDHPDWDSLQAALATQRAIVSEEFAAVLMPQGGRSASVPIADLQLWQHACDESLESALLEASGFVPGVELVDALLKLPQASSVRAMSPRSRERLDHLMPQLFEAARATTAPVSSLLRLVRLMQAVARRSSYLALLEEQPAARRRLARLFADSAFLAERVIAQPLLLDDVLDPRIDQLPFKRADITAEIARVLGTLEEREAEAELERINEFKASTAFRLGLAFNDGRADAVATARRLAALAESVVGAVLSLAERELVAQHGRLPGEGSGFSVLGYGSLGGEELGFASDLDLVFVYDGRRAQAMSDGARPIEGSRWYQRLAQRAMNWLTVLTRGGRLYEVDTRLRPDGSKGMLVGSLEAFVAYQQSRAWTWEHQALLRARPVAGDAGLNGQLAVVRRDVLAVPRERATVLAEVGNMRERWRAERDRSDEQQFDLKQGHGGLLDIEFALQGLVLAHAAQTPALLGVTANAGLIEACRIAGLLGNNQAAILAVAHADLLQRALACTLDLRSRIAPREPALAQLCGSVREVTDALGFSFGDAGQPAQPAD